Within the Flavobacteriales bacterium genome, the region TTTTTCTTCGCGGCTCAGGCTCTCGTAACCCGACCTGGAGATTTTGTCAAGAATGGCATCCATTTCTTGTTGGCGCCGTTTCTTCATCAGGTTGTAGTCTTCATCGGAAACAGGCTTTGGTTTTACATGCCCTCGGCTGACCTTCATGCGTGTTCTTCTTTTTCCTGAGAAGAAGTTTTCAATGGCTTCCCACCATTGATTGAACCCCGTCGTCAGGTCACGACCTTTCTTGAGTTGCAACGAGAAAATGAGTCCGAACAGTGCACCGCCTGCGTGGGCAACGTTACCACCCATGTTATCCATGCGTGCCATAGACATCAGGCTTAGAACGATGGTGAGCAACGCCAGGTATTTCACCTTGACCGGTCCGATCAGCACCAGGTTCACGGAATAATTCGGGGCCATCACCATGGCGGTGATCACAAATGCGAAGAGGGAACCGGAGGCGCCCACCAGCCGGCTGCCGTCAACCACGTGGGGAAACATATATGATGTCAGAACCGTCAGGCCGAAGCTGGCAATGCCTCCGTACATGTAGAGTCCAACGATGCGTTTGTTGCCGATCACATCCAGCAGGATCCTTCCGAAGAAATAGAGGAAGATCATGTTGAACAACAGGTGCCAGAAATCGTAGTGAAGGAAGAGGTGTGTGACCACCGTCCATGGTTTGTACGCCAGTTCACCCAGGTCGTACGGAGCGGCAATCCAGCTGATGATGTCAACGAACGCCATTTGCG harbors:
- a CDS encoding rhomboid family intramembrane serine protease gives rise to the protein MTSWTEEIKREFRVANVVTRLIMVNAVVFVLTLLLQIVLNFAYVNRMDAQMAFVDIISWIAAPYDLGELAYKPWTVVTHLFLHYDFWHLLFNMIFLYFFGRILLDVIGNKRIVGLYMYGGIASFGLTVLTSYMFPHVVDGSRLVGASGSLFAFVITAMVMAPNYSVNLVLIGPVKVKYLALLTIVLSLMSMARMDNMGGNVAHAGGALFGLIFSLQLKKGRDLTTGFNQWWEAIENFFSGKRRTRMKVSRGHVKPKPVSDEDYNLMKKRRQQEMDAILDKISRSGYESLSREEKDKLFRYSQET